From Mangifera indica cultivar Alphonso unplaced genomic scaffold, CATAS_Mindica_2.1 Un_0001, whole genome shotgun sequence, the proteins below share one genomic window:
- the LOC123205073 gene encoding TOM1-like protein 1 has product MSDNLMEKVSAFGERLKIGGAEVSRKMSEGMSQMSFKMKELLQGPNQVDKLVEDATSETLEEPDWAMNLDLCDMMNTEKINSVELIRGIKKRIMLKNPRIQYLALVLLETCVKNCEKAFSEVAAERVLDEMVKLIDDPQTIVNNRNKALMLIESWGESTGELRYLPVYEETYKSLRSRGIRFPGRDNESLAPIFTPPPSAPEVDASLARQMRHDIQVQSFSAEQTKEAFDVARNSIELLTTVLSSSPQQDVLQDDLTTTLVQQCHQSQFTVQRIIETAGDNEPLLFEALNVNDEIQKALSKYEDLKKPLVAPAEPEPAMIPVAVEADESPRHTKEDALIRKSSGSQGGSHGASNDDMLDDLDEMIFGKKGSGGTSEGGHDSKKQQNPKDDLISF; this is encoded by the exons ATGAGTGACAATTTGATGGAGAAAGTTAGCGCCTTTGGCGAACGCCTTAAGATTGGAGGGGCTGAGGTGAGCCGCAAAATGAGTGAAGGCATGAGCCAAATGAGCTTTAAAATGAAGGAGCTTTTGCAAGGCCCAAACCAAGTTGATAAGCTTGTTGAGGATGCCACATCAGAGACCTTAGAGGAGCCTGACTGGGCCATGAATCTTGATCTTTGTGACATGATGAATACTGAGAAAATTAACAGTGTTGAATTGATCCGTGGCATAAAGAAGAGGATCATGCTGAAGAACCCCAGAATTCAATACTTGGCTTTGGTGTTGCTTGAAACATGTGTTAAGAACTGTGAAAAGGCTTTCTCAGAGGTGGCAGCAGAGAGGGTTCTTGATGAAATGGTCAAGCTGATTGATGATCCTCAAACTATTGTTAATAATAGGAACAAGGCTTTGATGCTAATTGAATCTTGGGGTGAGTCAACAGGGGAACTCCGCTACTTGCCTGTTTATGAAGAAACATACAAG agtttaagatcCAGAGGCATTCGATTTCCAGGACGTGACAATGAGAGTTTGGCACCTATTTTTACTCCTCCACCTTCAGCACCAGAAGTGGATGCTTCTCTTGCACGGCAAATGCGGCATGATATTCAGGTACAAAGTTTTTCTGCCGAACAAACAAAGGAAGCATTTGATGTGGCACGAAACAGTATTGAGCTTCTTACAACAGTTTTATCCTCTTCACCCCAACAAGATGTTTTGCAG GATGACTTGACCACCACCCTCGTACAACAGTGCCATCAATCTCAGTTCACTGTCCAGAGAATCATTGAAACTGCAGGAGATAACGAGCCCTTGCTCTTTGAAGCATTGAATGTGAATGATGAGATCCAGAAAGCTCTATCCAAGTATGAGGATTTGAAGAAGCCATTAGTGGCTCCTGCTGAACCAGAACCTGCTATGATTCCCGTAGCTGTCGAGGCTGATGAGTCTCCTCGTCATACAAAAGAAGATGCTCTTATTAGAAAGTCATCTGGTTCCCAAGGTGGATCCCATGGAGCAAGCAATGACGACATGTTGGATGATCTTGACGAAATGATTTTTGGTAAGAAAGGCAGCGGGGGTACATCCGAAGGTGGACATGATTCAAAGAAGCAGCAAAATCCGAAAGACGATCTCATCAGCTTCTGA